The following are encoded together in the Flavobacterium sp. TR2 genome:
- a CDS encoding stage II sporulation protein M, with the protein MREIAFIKQNREKWLEFELAIFGKAKKNPDELANLYIQMMNDLSYAQTYYPKSKTVVYLNHLASQIYQKIYKTKRTDQNRVIDFFKIEVPLLVYEYRRYLVYAFALFFVTVSIGVLSARYDRDFVRLILGDQYVNMTLENIKKGNPMAVYGSGSNWGSFIGITVNNLFVGARCYFYGIFAGIGTFNVFLQNCIMLGSFQYFFYEQGVFWKSVRGIWIHGSMEIFAIVIEATAGFILGASILFPKTFSRLNSFKIGFKNSFKIFLSTFPFTISAGFLEGFITRYSIDMPNWLSSFIILATLSIISFYYLIYPFIVHRKIHSLTAENL; encoded by the coding sequence ATGAGAGAAATCGCCTTTATAAAACAAAACAGAGAAAAATGGCTCGAATTTGAGCTGGCAATTTTTGGTAAAGCTAAAAAAAATCCTGATGAATTAGCTAATTTGTACATTCAAATGATGAATGATTTGTCGTATGCTCAAACGTATTATCCTAAAAGCAAAACGGTTGTATACCTTAATCATCTTGCTTCTCAGATTTATCAAAAAATTTACAAAACCAAACGCACCGACCAAAATAGAGTTATAGATTTCTTTAAGATCGAAGTGCCTTTATTGGTTTACGAATACCGAAGATATTTGGTTTATGCTTTTGCCTTATTTTTTGTTACCGTTTCAATCGGAGTCCTTTCTGCCCGTTACGATCGCGATTTTGTACGCTTAATTCTAGGCGACCAATATGTCAACATGACCTTAGAAAACATCAAAAAAGGCAATCCGATGGCCGTATATGGTTCGGGCAGCAATTGGGGTAGTTTTATTGGCATTACCGTAAATAATCTTTTTGTAGGCGCCAGATGCTATTTCTACGGAATTTTTGCTGGAATTGGAACTTTCAATGTTTTTCTTCAGAACTGTATTATGCTGGGGTCTTTTCAATATTTTTTTTACGAGCAGGGCGTTTTCTGGAAAAGCGTCAGAGGCATCTGGATTCACGGTTCTATGGAGATTTTTGCCATCGTAATTGAAGCGACAGCCGGATTCATTTTGGGGGCTTCCATCCTATTTCCAAAAACTTTTTCTAGACTAAATTCTTTTAAGATTGGCTTTAAAAACAGCTTTAAAATATTCTTAAGCACTTTTCCATTCACAATAAGTGCAGGATTTTTAGAAGGTTTTATCACCCGATATTCTATTGATATGCCCAACTGGCTAAGCAGTTTTATTATCTTAGCTACATTATCGATTATATCATTTTATTACTTGATTTATCCTTTTATTGTACACCGAAAAATTCATTCTCTAACCGCCGAAAATCTTTAA
- a CDS encoding DUF4350 domain-containing protein, with translation MDNKVKIYIAILVLLFGITLLVDKGQPKPIDWTPTYSVEDKIPFGLYIFDQEADGLFKQKVERISTQTPYEYLDSQYNSSENVESYNIKGTFMNISEVDNIDEGSMREILHFVSQGNNAFLSMKEFPKVLLDSLKIELKTDFMPNDSISVWMANKKVSAKKYTLNTGLSDYFSKIDTLNAKVLGYQISSKNKRQVNFIEVPYKNGYLYLHTQPVAFTNYNLLKKDYYQYAENVLSYIPKGNIFWYNKSLNDKRISSSPMRYIWSQPALKSAWYLGLIGILIFMVFNAKRKQRIVPVIKPLQNLTVDFTKTIGNLYYQEGDHTNIIDKKIIYFLEKIRTDYLIDTSSLNDDFITKLHYKTGKDEKDIREVVQLINDHRNSYHGSLEEDLIKINTAIEKILH, from the coding sequence ATGGATAATAAAGTTAAAATATACATTGCTATTCTGGTTTTACTTTTCGGAATAACACTGCTGGTAGATAAAGGACAGCCAAAGCCTATTGACTGGACTCCAACTTATTCTGTCGAAGACAAAATCCCATTCGGGCTATACATTTTCGATCAGGAAGCGGATGGCCTTTTCAAGCAAAAAGTCGAACGAATTTCTACACAGACTCCTTATGAATATCTGGATTCTCAATATAATTCTAGCGAGAATGTAGAATCATATAATATTAAAGGCACTTTCATGAATATTTCTGAGGTCGATAATATTGATGAAGGATCAATGAGAGAAATTTTACATTTTGTTTCTCAAGGCAATAATGCTTTTTTAAGCATGAAAGAATTTCCAAAAGTATTGTTAGACTCTTTGAAAATTGAGCTAAAAACAGATTTCATGCCCAATGACAGCATTTCGGTTTGGATGGCAAATAAAAAAGTTAGCGCTAAAAAATATACTTTAAATACTGGATTAAGCGATTATTTTTCTAAAATAGACACTTTAAATGCAAAAGTTCTAGGCTACCAGATCAGCAGTAAAAATAAAAGGCAAGTCAATTTTATTGAGGTTCCTTACAAAAATGGCTATCTCTATCTGCATACGCAGCCAGTAGCTTTTACCAATTACAATCTGCTGAAAAAAGATTATTATCAGTATGCAGAAAATGTGCTGTCTTATATTCCAAAAGGAAATATTTTCTGGTATAACAAAAGTTTAAACGATAAACGAATTTCAAGTTCTCCGATGCGCTATATCTGGAGCCAACCCGCATTAAAATCGGCTTGGTATCTGGGCTTAATCGGGATTCTTATTTTTATGGTTTTTAATGCAAAACGAAAACAGCGCATTGTACCCGTCATAAAACCATTGCAGAACTTAACGGTCGATTTTACCAAAACTATTGGAAATTTATATTATCAGGAAGGCGATCATACCAATATTATCGATAAAAAGATTATTTACTTTTTAGAAAAAATCAGAACCGATTATCTCATTGACACCAGCAGCCTTAATGACGATTTTATCACCAAATTGCATTATAAAACAGGAAAAGACGAAAAAGACATTCGAGAAGTGGTTCAGTTAATTAATGACCACCGAAACAGTTATCATGGAAGTCTCGAAGAAGATTTGATTAAAATAAACACAGCAATAGAAAAGATTTTACATTAA
- a CDS encoding trimeric intracellular cation channel family protein yields the protein MFHLLDIIGTMAFAMSGALTAMHKKLDPFGVFIIAFVTAVGGGTLRDVLIGRTPVGWMRDMQYVYVIILGFFLAIFFRKSFDKLRTSLFFFDTIGLGVFTLIGLERGILTGLHPAICIALGTMTACFGGVIRDILCNEIPNVFREEIYATICIFGGIVFFGLRKLNLNDDILYLVTSLVIIMIRLMAVKYKWHLKAFDHK from the coding sequence ATGTTTCACTTACTTGATATTATTGGGACAATGGCGTTTGCAATGTCAGGCGCCTTGACCGCAATGCACAAAAAACTAGATCCGTTTGGGGTTTTTATCATTGCATTTGTTACTGCCGTTGGAGGCGGAACGCTTCGCGATGTCTTAATAGGAAGAACTCCTGTTGGCTGGATGCGCGATATGCAATACGTGTACGTGATCATTTTAGGATTTTTTTTGGCCATTTTTTTTAGAAAAAGCTTCGATAAACTTCGTACCTCATTGTTTTTTTTTGATACAATTGGGCTCGGAGTTTTTACTTTAATAGGTCTGGAAAGAGGAATTCTAACAGGCCTTCATCCAGCGATTTGCATTGCACTTGGAACTATGACAGCTTGTTTTGGAGGCGTAATTCGCGATATTTTATGTAACGAAATTCCAAACGTTTTTAGAGAAGAAATCTACGCCACAATCTGTATTTTTGGCGGAATCGTGTTTTTTGGATTGAGAAAACTGAATTTAAACGACGATATTCTCTATTTGGTTACCTCTCTTGTGATTATTATGATTAGATTAATGGCAGTTAAGTATAAATGGCATTTAAAAGCATTTGATCATAAATAA
- a CDS encoding DegT/DnrJ/EryC1/StrS family aminotransferase, translating into MIPFLDLKKINKPYEIAFQEKLKSVLENGWYVLGKEVETFEKAFAGYCESKYCIGVGNGLDALVLIFKGCVELRKLQKGDEVIVPANTYIATILAILQADLIPILVEPRLETYNINPELIQEKITSKTKAILAVHLYGQLAEMKAINAIAEKHNLIVVEDCAQSHGVNSKFKSDKKLQFSDTALSGVEELLQASAYSFYPGKNLGCLGDGGAITTNDPELAKVLFSLRNYGSEKKYHNECIGVNSRLDELQAGFLNLKLPHLDSDNEKRRAIAKRYLSEIKNNKIVLPFWDFSNNHVFHLFVIRTENREKLQEYLIQNNIQTVIHYPIPPHQQKAFSQWNKLSFPITEKIHKEVLSLPISPVLTASEVDYVIEILNQY; encoded by the coding sequence GTGATACCATTTTTAGACCTAAAAAAAATAAATAAACCATATGAAATTGCTTTTCAGGAAAAACTGAAATCAGTTTTAGAAAATGGCTGGTATGTTTTAGGAAAAGAAGTGGAAACATTTGAAAAAGCTTTTGCAGGATATTGCGAATCAAAATATTGCATTGGAGTAGGAAACGGTCTTGATGCTTTGGTTCTCATTTTTAAAGGTTGCGTCGAACTGAGGAAACTCCAAAAAGGCGACGAGGTTATTGTTCCAGCCAATACTTATATTGCAACCATCCTGGCTATTTTGCAAGCCGATTTGATCCCGATTTTAGTTGAGCCGAGATTGGAAACTTATAATATAAATCCAGAATTAATTCAGGAAAAAATCACGTCAAAAACAAAAGCTATTTTGGCTGTCCATTTATATGGACAATTGGCAGAAATGAAAGCAATTAATGCAATTGCAGAAAAACACAATTTAATAGTTGTCGAAGATTGCGCGCAATCTCATGGGGTAAATTCCAAATTCAAATCAGACAAGAAACTACAATTTTCGGATACCGCTCTGAGCGGAGTCGAAGAGCTTTTGCAAGCTTCTGCGTACAGTTTTTATCCAGGAAAAAATTTAGGCTGTCTCGGCGACGGCGGTGCGATTACAACAAACGATCCAGAATTGGCAAAAGTGCTTTTTTCGCTTCGCAATTATGGTTCAGAAAAAAAATATCACAACGAATGTATCGGTGTAAATTCAAGACTTGATGAATTGCAGGCTGGGTTTTTAAATTTAAAACTGCCACATTTAGATTCAGATAATGAAAAGCGAAGAGCAATTGCAAAACGTTATTTGTCTGAAATTAAAAACAATAAAATCGTGTTGCCGTTTTGGGATTTCTCTAATAATCATGTTTTTCATTTGTTTGTCATTCGAACAGAAAATAGAGAAAAACTGCAAGAATATCTCATTCAAAATAATATCCAAACGGTTATACATTATCCAATTCCGCCCCATCAGCAGAAAGCTTTTTCGCAATGGAATAAATTGTCGTTCCCAATAACAGAAAAGATTCACAAAGAAGTTTTAAGCTTGCCGATAAGTCCTGTTTTGACAGCATCTGAGGTAGATTATGTTATTGAAATTTTAAATCAATATTAA
- a CDS encoding FemAB family protein: protein MKYTIRKYSQDDYSMWNDFVDQSKNATFLFHRDFMEYHKDRFEDFSLLVFEDKKLRAILPANKKGNAVYSHQGLTYGGLVFLPKLKTEKVESILDEILLFLKENKFETFYYRPIPEFYFSEGNAAMDFFLMKRGAVLERKEMNLALNLTAPLKISKSKMKHFRRIQNLDLDILEEENFDPFWKKILEPRLAEKFDVKPVHSKEEIALLKSKFPKNIRQYSAYRNDEIIAGITIFETKNVIKSQYGATSKLGEEFRALDFLFINLIHKYKRKGKHFFDMGIVGEENELGYNQGLLSQKEELGCTVYNQDFYKIEIK from the coding sequence ATGAAATATACCATAAGGAAATATTCGCAAGATGATTATTCGATGTGGAACGATTTTGTCGACCAATCTAAAAATGCCACATTTTTATTCCATCGCGATTTTATGGAATATCACAAAGATCGTTTTGAAGACTTCTCACTTTTAGTTTTTGAAGATAAAAAGCTGCGTGCCATTCTTCCTGCCAATAAAAAAGGAAATGCCGTTTATTCTCATCAAGGCTTAACTTATGGCGGATTGGTATTTTTACCGAAATTGAAAACAGAAAAAGTAGAATCGATTTTAGATGAAATTTTACTTTTTTTGAAAGAGAACAAATTCGAAACCTTTTATTATAGACCAATTCCAGAGTTTTATTTTTCTGAAGGAAATGCAGCCATGGACTTTTTTTTGATGAAAAGAGGAGCGGTTTTAGAACGCAAAGAAATGAATCTGGCACTAAATTTAACTGCTCCTTTGAAGATTTCTAAGAGTAAGATGAAACATTTCAGAAGAATTCAAAATCTTGATCTGGATATTTTGGAAGAAGAAAATTTTGACCCATTTTGGAAAAAAATTCTAGAACCCAGATTAGCAGAAAAGTTTGATGTGAAGCCAGTGCATTCCAAAGAAGAAATAGCACTTTTAAAATCTAAATTTCCTAAAAATATCAGGCAGTATTCTGCTTACAGAAATGACGAAATTATCGCTGGAATAACCATTTTTGAAACCAAAAACGTGATTAAATCACAATATGGTGCGACTTCAAAACTCGGAGAAGAATTTAGAGCGCTTGATTTTTTATTCATTAATCTGATTCATAAATACAAACGAAAAGGGAAACACTTTTTTGATATGGGCATTGTGGGTGAAGAAAATGAATTAGGCTATAATCAAGGGCTTTTATCGCAGAAAGAAGAATTAGGCTGTACTGTTTACAATCAGGATTTTTATAAAATAGAAATAAAGTGA
- a CDS encoding RDD family protein, protein MSELSINTTQNVKINFIAASVGERLGAFFIDLFIIICYITALSIVLFDWLRLDRLMVNLDGWSRGAIFLMLYSPVIVYSLVLENVFEGQSLGKKILKIKVVKIDGYQAGFGDYLIRWFFRVIDFFTFFGLPGLISVITSQKSQRLGDMAAGTAVITLKNKINISHTILEEIGEAYVPTYPLVIKLSDNDMRIIKETYQKAAAKNDHEVIYKLVAKIESVTGIKNQSGNYDDFIRVILKDYNFYTQNM, encoded by the coding sequence ATGTCAGAATTATCTATTAACACGACACAAAATGTTAAAATAAATTTTATTGCCGCTTCTGTAGGCGAAAGGCTGGGTGCTTTTTTTATCGATTTGTTTATTATAATTTGTTATATAACAGCACTTTCTATAGTTCTTTTCGACTGGCTGCGACTTGATCGTCTGATGGTTAATTTGGACGGCTGGTCTCGCGGTGCGATTTTCTTAATGCTCTATTCCCCGGTAATTGTGTACTCGCTGGTTTTAGAAAATGTTTTTGAAGGACAGTCGCTTGGCAAAAAAATACTGAAAATTAAAGTCGTAAAAATTGACGGCTATCAGGCAGGTTTTGGCGACTATTTGATTCGCTGGTTTTTTAGAGTAATTGACTTTTTTACTTTTTTCGGACTTCCAGGACTCATTTCGGTAATAACCAGTCAAAAATCACAGCGATTGGGCGATATGGCAGCCGGGACAGCTGTGATTACTTTAAAGAATAAAATTAATATTAGCCATACTATTTTAGAAGAGATCGGCGAAGCGTATGTACCTACATATCCTCTGGTTATTAAGCTCTCAGACAATGATATGCGCATTATTAAGGAAACTTATCAAAAAGCTGCCGCTAAAAATGATCACGAAGTTATTTACAAATTAGTGGCAAAAATTGAAAGTGTAACTGGCATTAAAAATCAATCCGGAAATTATGACGATTTTATTAGGGTGATTTTAAAAGACTATAATTTTTACACGCAAAATATGTGA
- a CDS encoding O-antigen translocase has protein sequence MFKITSLNSLSVALKIGIGLITSKILAVFVGPSGMAFVGNLRNFLTSLENISTLGFQNGIVKYTAESEKSKIELQKIISTVFIALVGVAIVLSCILFCSVSYWNEKIFGDNTEYLIVFKVLSFVLPTYGVSVFFIAVINGLGRFKKVIAINIIGNIIGLLTSVFLIMQFKTIGALLAIVIAPALLFFITLYLVQKEIRIFEFIKWYAFDFKVLKNLSAYSLMTLVSSVFAPFVFLAIRNHIIQDLGIEQAGYWETMTRISSYYLMFISTMLSVYFLPKLSRAETNLETKKIFLQYYKFILPVFGLALTAVYFARVFIIRLLFTQDFLPVTDLFFWQLLGDLFKVCALILGYQFFAKRKTLMFILTEFFSLSLLYFSSLYFIKEFQIEGVVVAYAFQNLIYLLVLIFYFRKSLF, from the coding sequence TTGTTTAAGATTACTTCTTTAAACAGTTTAAGTGTTGCTTTAAAAATCGGAATCGGACTAATTACTTCAAAAATATTAGCAGTTTTTGTTGGTCCGAGCGGGATGGCTTTTGTTGGGAATCTCCGTAATTTTTTGACTTCCCTTGAAAACATTTCGACTTTAGGTTTTCAAAACGGAATTGTAAAATATACCGCTGAAAGCGAAAAAAGCAAAATTGAACTTCAAAAAATTATTTCGACCGTTTTTATTGCTTTAGTGGGAGTCGCGATTGTTTTAAGCTGTATTTTGTTTTGTTCTGTTTCCTATTGGAATGAAAAAATTTTTGGCGATAACACTGAATATTTAATTGTTTTTAAAGTTTTATCATTCGTCCTGCCTACTTATGGGGTTTCTGTTTTTTTTATTGCTGTAATCAATGGATTGGGCAGATTCAAAAAAGTAATCGCCATTAATATTATTGGAAATATAATAGGTCTTTTAACTTCTGTTTTTCTGATAATGCAATTCAAAACCATTGGAGCTTTACTGGCAATTGTTATAGCGCCGGCACTACTTTTTTTTATTACGCTTTATTTGGTTCAGAAAGAGATTCGGATTTTTGAATTTATAAAATGGTATGCCTTTGACTTTAAAGTTTTAAAAAATCTCTCGGCCTATTCTCTAATGACGCTGGTTTCGTCTGTTTTCGCTCCTTTTGTGTTTCTAGCAATTCGAAACCACATTATTCAGGATTTGGGAATAGAACAGGCTGGATATTGGGAAACCATGACGCGCATTTCGAGTTATTATTTAATGTTTATCAGTACAATGCTGAGTGTTTATTTTCTGCCTAAGCTATCCCGTGCAGAAACCAATTTAGAAACAAAAAAAATCTTTTTGCAGTATTATAAATTCATTTTACCAGTATTTGGTTTAGCCTTAACGGCTGTTTACTTTGCAAGAGTTTTTATTATCCGCCTTCTTTTCACGCAAGATTTTTTACCTGTAACCGATTTGTTTTTTTGGCAGCTTTTGGGAGATCTTTTTAAAGTTTGTGCTCTAATTTTGGGTTATCAGTTTTTTGCAAAAAGAAAAACGCTGATGTTTATTTTAACTGAATTCTTTTCCTTGTCACTCTTGTATTTTTCGAGTTTGTATTTTATTAAGGAATTTCAAATTGAAGGAGTTGTCGTAGCCTATGCTTTTCAAAATTTAATTTATCTACTAGTTTT
- a CDS encoding DUF4129 domain-containing protein — protein MTRLLFILSFLLCCGISQAQDSIVAPVDPPKIAGIKYTEKDIQIDSGNVEARHFEKNFKKKYTDKDFVYEYKEPKKNWWDHFKHWLARQFFNLFNFSSVKTSLDFIAFLFRVIAILVVIVLIYFIAKALTKQEGRWIFGKNANKRTLFYSDAEKNIHLLDFEKLIKESIEAGEKRIAIRYYYLWLLKVMAQHHYIEWDIEKTNSDYLYELHNPAHKEEFTYLSYLYNYIWYGEFEIDDSTFRKTENRFKKALKTFGNG, from the coding sequence ATGACAAGATTATTATTTATTTTATCGTTTCTTTTGTGCTGTGGTATTTCTCAGGCTCAGGATTCTATTGTTGCACCTGTAGATCCTCCAAAAATTGCTGGAATTAAGTATACCGAAAAAGATATTCAAATAGATTCTGGAAATGTAGAAGCTAGGCATTTCGAGAAAAATTTCAAGAAAAAATATACTGATAAAGACTTTGTTTACGAATACAAAGAGCCCAAAAAAAACTGGTGGGATCATTTTAAGCATTGGCTGGCAAGACAATTTTTTAATTTGTTTAATTTCAGCAGTGTAAAAACCTCTCTAGATTTTATTGCCTTTCTATTTAGAGTCATCGCTATTCTAGTGGTTATTGTTCTAATTTATTTTATTGCAAAAGCACTTACCAAGCAAGAAGGGCGATGGATTTTTGGAAAAAATGCCAACAAAAGAACCTTGTTTTATTCTGACGCCGAAAAAAACATTCATCTTTTGGATTTTGAAAAACTGATTAAAGAAAGCATCGAAGCTGGCGAAAAAAGAATTGCCATACGATACTATTATTTATGGCTTCTGAAAGTAATGGCACAACACCATTATATTGAATGGGACATCGAGAAAACGAATTCTGATTATTTGTACGAACTGCATAACCCTGCACATAAAGAAGAGTTTACCTATCTTTCTTATTTGTACAATTATATTTGGTATGGAGAATTTGAAATTGACGATTCAACCTTCAGAAAGACTGAAAACAGATTTAAAAAAGCACTAAAAACCTTTGGCAATGGATAA